From Echinicola soli, a single genomic window includes:
- a CDS encoding PorP/SprF family type IX secretion system membrane protein: MKKRIYLSFIFFSGILLVGIGPSMVYAQQDAQFTQYMYNGLYYNPAFSGNHTGYRFTALHRSQWLGYTTSSGNGGAPTTQLVTASGRIPGTSFGWGVTFINDDIGPATSQEANISLAYHKKIRRGVLSLGVSGGMFSNTIKFDEIDVVNPDPSIPSSGNESQMSANFGAGILYEAPKYYLALSSRHINEPTFDFGENTFDNQLVNHSYLMVGYKIRTFAQVTFDPSILLKSEGFNNFSYDVSVIATYDDRMSGGLAYRGEESLSVLLGYKLLRDKSLKIGYAFDVVMGGNEAKAPTSHEFMLTYNLPAVTKRIESIIQRTPRFRF, encoded by the coding sequence ATGAAAAAGAGAATTTACCTTAGTTTTATTTTTTTTTCAGGAATACTACTTGTGGGTATTGGTCCATCGATGGTTTATGCACAGCAAGATGCCCAGTTTACCCAGTATATGTATAATGGGCTCTACTATAATCCTGCTTTCTCCGGAAATCATACGGGTTATCGATTTACGGCATTGCATAGAAGCCAATGGTTAGGTTACACCACATCCTCAGGAAACGGTGGTGCTCCGACCACGCAACTGGTAACAGCTTCCGGAAGGATCCCGGGGACATCATTCGGTTGGGGAGTGACTTTTATCAATGATGACATTGGGCCTGCTACCAGCCAAGAAGCGAATATTTCCTTAGCTTATCATAAGAAAATAAGAAGAGGTGTTTTGAGCTTAGGGGTTTCGGGCGGAATGTTTTCCAATACCATCAAATTTGATGAGATCGATGTGGTGAATCCAGACCCCTCCATCCCATCCAGTGGTAATGAAAGCCAGATGAGTGCAAATTTTGGAGCAGGGATCCTTTATGAAGCACCGAAGTATTACTTGGCACTGAGCAGTCGTCATATCAATGAACCGACGTTTGATTTTGGCGAAAACACTTTTGATAACCAGCTGGTCAATCACAGTTATTTGATGGTGGGATATAAGATCAGGACTTTTGCACAAGTAACGTTTGACCCAAGTATCTTATTAAAAAGTGAAGGGTTTAATAATTTTTCATATGATGTGAGCGTTATAGCGACATATGATGACCGTATGAGCGGTGGGTTGGCCTATAGGGGCGAAGAGTCCCTATCAGTATTGTTGGGGTATAAATTGTTGAGAGATAAATCCCTCAAGATAGGGTATGCTTTTGATGTGGTGATGGGTGGAAACGAGGCAAAAGCCCCGACCTCTCATGAGTTTATGTTAACGTATAATTTACCAGCAGTAACTAAAAGAATAGAGAGTATCATACAACGAACACCAAGATTCCGGTTTTAA
- a CDS encoding DUF721 domain-containing protein, which translates to MKKYKDYNPRKKEITPLKEAFEDLLQAYKLKDRFNERKIVSAWGEMMGNSIANRTSSIYAKDKKLFVKLSSGPIKKELMMNKSRVLNIIEEKFGKGAIEDITFL; encoded by the coding sequence ATGAAAAAATATAAGGACTATAACCCGCGCAAAAAAGAAATCACCCCACTTAAGGAAGCGTTTGAGGACTTGCTTCAAGCCTACAAGCTCAAAGACCGCTTTAATGAAAGGAAGATCGTCAGTGCTTGGGGAGAAATGATGGGAAACTCTATTGCCAACAGGACATCCAGCATCTATGCCAAGGATAAAAAGTTGTTCGTAAAACTCTCCTCAGGCCCCATCAAAAAAGAACTTATGATGAACAAGTCACGTGTCCTCAACATCATCGAAGAAAAATTCGGAAAAGGAGCGATAGAAGACATCACATTTCTATAA
- a CDS encoding DUF4271 domain-containing protein, giving the protein MKKDLKRLVVTLAMGFLFGALHGQVLENYNPKIVIEHKYELIPSSVIAIADLNLKDYPMSSFQLEFPEKSAVFLGDKLWLYAVSDTSFVIPMEQLKKISGENTKTLSLMVYKEGIDSDQLSVKKGVFRKGRPVAGGVNVPNEQLREKDTVKDFMILAFVVVLALVALFKVTYPMVFQSVLRPVSLFQEEFSEGSSGMKLFSSDVIFYMLVFSMLMSLFAFSYLHFAGIGLLDEFLGDGLNSLLLIWLSGSVIFMVMSFLKYLWIKIFAVVYHLDKIDFSQFFYMVKSLMLVLLILYVVVMGFYLQGYTAMDEMMNYAVWLFLVVYLVGIFRLFYLMLKKVPFKSYHLFSYLCSSELVPFLVIVKLIVG; this is encoded by the coding sequence ATGAAGAAAGATTTAAAAAGGCTGGTAGTGACCTTGGCTATGGGATTTCTTTTTGGTGCACTACATGGCCAAGTGTTGGAAAACTATAATCCAAAGATCGTGATCGAACACAAATATGAGCTAATCCCTTCCTCAGTGATAGCCATTGCAGATCTGAATCTAAAAGATTATCCAATGTCTTCATTTCAACTGGAATTCCCTGAAAAATCAGCTGTTTTTTTAGGGGATAAACTTTGGCTATATGCGGTATCGGATACCAGTTTTGTCATTCCTATGGAGCAGCTTAAAAAAATCAGTGGGGAAAACACCAAAACCCTCTCGCTGATGGTTTATAAAGAGGGAATAGACAGTGACCAGTTATCTGTGAAAAAAGGCGTTTTTCGGAAGGGAAGGCCGGTAGCAGGAGGAGTCAACGTTCCCAATGAGCAGCTGAGAGAAAAGGATACGGTAAAAGACTTTATGATTTTGGCTTTTGTGGTGGTGTTGGCATTGGTGGCATTGTTTAAGGTGACCTATCCGATGGTTTTTCAGTCCGTTCTTAGGCCGGTTTCATTGTTTCAGGAAGAGTTTTCCGAAGGTAGTAGTGGTATGAAGTTATTTTCGTCAGATGTGATCTTTTACATGCTGGTGTTCAGTATGCTTATGTCATTGTTTGCTTTTTCCTATTTGCATTTTGCGGGGATTGGGCTTTTGGATGAATTTTTGGGGGATGGACTTAACTCACTTTTGCTGATATGGCTGTCGGGTTCGGTGATATTTATGGTAATGTCATTTTTAAAATACCTGTGGATTAAGATTTTTGCGGTGGTTTATCACTTGGATAAAATTGATTTCAGTCAGTTTTTTTACATGGTAAAGAGTTTGATGTTGGTGTTGTTGATTTTGTATGTTGTCGTCATGGGGTTCTATCTACAGGGATATACAGCGATGGACGAAATGATGAATTATGCCGTTTGGTTGTTTCTGGTGGTCTATTTGGTGGGAATTTTTAGACTTTTTTACTTAATGTTAAAAAAAGTCCCATTTAAAAGTTACCATTTATTTTCTTACCTTTGCAGTTCGGAATTGGTTCCCTTTTTAGTGATCGTTAAACTGATCGTTGGCTAA
- a CDS encoding POTRA domain-containing protein, whose product MKRRFIIALFFACWFSTSLLAQQRYALHYEIRGEKSERGSAQLVDSLAVNAFMKAHIERLREEGYLMAEVERKVFRDSLVTAHIQTHGRFDWVSLESGNLPDQLLRRAGYDARLFQGQPVSYQQVARLFDRILELKENEGFPFAAVRLDSIRQGDHSLRAHLALEEGPYIRFDSLNVLGNARVKVEFLARSLGIVPGEPYSQKKVQAAIRTIQNIPYYKLEEPPRVSFQNSEATLYLTLKNRKINTLDGIIGLLPNEAEANKLLVTGQFDLDIYNPAGKGRQYGLHWQRLTQYSQNLEIAALEPQIFGTGIDVNASFFLLKEDTSFVNRDFRFGFGFQVTPQLYMDFFSRWQSGDLLSVPEVSSADELPEVLDFRYHSYGVRLSYHDLDDGYLPMSGWRLMAEGGVGNKKILHNTAIEEVFYESVGREALQAFGTFSAEEYWRVSKRLVGFLRLRGGLLYGDNILKNDMYRLGGLRSIRGFNENFFFANRYVYANFEPRFYFEENSYFLLFTDVGALEQSGWSVPKSRDKVLSFGGGLNLSTGSGEFRFLYGMGKSNEQKMGINYAKIHFGYIGRF is encoded by the coding sequence TTGAAACGCCGATTCATTATAGCATTGTTTTTTGCTTGTTGGTTCAGTACGTCTTTACTGGCCCAGCAGCGGTATGCATTGCATTATGAGATTAGAGGTGAAAAGAGTGAAAGAGGCTCGGCGCAATTGGTCGATTCACTTGCCGTAAATGCTTTCATGAAAGCGCATATTGAGCGTTTACGGGAAGAGGGGTATTTGATGGCTGAGGTGGAGAGAAAAGTGTTTCGCGATAGCCTGGTTACAGCGCATATCCAGACTCATGGGCGATTTGATTGGGTTTCATTGGAAAGTGGGAATTTACCGGACCAATTATTAAGGAGGGCAGGCTATGATGCCCGTCTCTTTCAGGGGCAGCCTGTTTCGTATCAGCAGGTGGCTCGCCTCTTTGACCGTATATTGGAGCTCAAGGAAAACGAAGGGTTCCCCTTTGCTGCCGTAAGGCTTGATAGCATCCGTCAAGGAGACCATTCACTTCGTGCCCATCTAGCGCTGGAAGAGGGGCCTTATATCCGTTTTGACAGTTTGAATGTGCTGGGAAATGCCCGTGTGAAAGTGGAGTTTCTTGCGAGGAGTCTTGGTATTGTGCCTGGGGAGCCCTATTCCCAGAAAAAAGTCCAGGCTGCAATCCGAACCATTCAAAATATACCGTATTACAAACTCGAAGAGCCGCCAAGGGTGAGTTTCCAAAACAGCGAGGCAACGCTATATCTTACCTTGAAAAACAGAAAGATCAATACCCTTGATGGGATCATTGGGCTACTGCCAAACGAAGCGGAGGCCAATAAGTTGCTGGTGACGGGACAGTTTGATTTGGATATTTATAATCCAGCTGGTAAGGGCCGACAATATGGGCTCCACTGGCAAAGGCTCACCCAGTACAGCCAAAACCTGGAGATAGCGGCGTTGGAACCGCAGATTTTCGGGACAGGGATAGATGTGAATGCTTCCTTTTTCCTGCTCAAAGAGGACACGAGCTTTGTGAACAGGGATTTTAGGTTCGGGTTTGGATTTCAGGTAACGCCCCAGTTATATATGGATTTTTTTAGCAGATGGCAATCAGGGGATTTGCTCTCGGTACCAGAAGTCAGTTCGGCCGATGAACTGCCAGAAGTACTGGATTTCCGTTACCACAGTTATGGTGTACGGCTAAGTTATCACGACCTGGATGACGGCTATCTTCCCATGAGCGGTTGGAGGCTGATGGCTGAGGGGGGGGTAGGCAATAAAAAGATTCTGCATAATACAGCGATAGAGGAGGTGTTCTATGAGTCAGTGGGGCGGGAAGCGCTGCAGGCCTTTGGGACGTTTTCGGCAGAGGAATATTGGCGGGTGAGCAAAAGATTGGTCGGTTTTTTGCGGCTGCGGGGAGGGCTGCTTTATGGGGACAACATCCTGAAGAATGACATGTACCGACTGGGAGGACTAAGGAGCATCAGAGGGTTTAATGAGAATTTCTTTTTCGCAAACCGATATGTTTATGCTAATTTTGAGCCCAGGTTTTATTTTGAAGAAAATTCTTATTTTCTGCTGTTTACAGATGTAGGGGCATTGGAGCAATCAGGCTGGTCGGTTCCCAAAAGCCGGGATAAGGTGCTGTCGTTTGGCGGTGGGCTTAACTTAAGCACGGGGAGTGGAGAGTTTAGGTTTTTGTATGGAATGGGGAAATCAAATGAGCAGAAAATGGGGATAAATTACGCAAAGATTCACTTTGGATACATTGGCAGATTTTAG
- the hemW gene encoding radical SAM family heme chaperone HemW, protein MAGIYIHIPFCRQACHYCDFHFSTSIALKAKMVSMICKELVFQKNYFGKNTSIKTIYFGGGTPSLLSSSELSAILDTISLHYRLDLEEMTIETNPDDLSHEKLKALKALGFDRLSIGIQSFSDEVLRFYNRTHTAKESLHSIEEARKTGFDKLSIDLMYGFPAGDHQLWEHDLKQAIQLAPGHISSYCLTVEADTALGKWVQKGTFNPASEDFSADQFELMQKRLEDAGYIQYEISNFGKPGAFALHNSNYWKGIPYLGIGPSAHSFDGTSRQHNLANNPKYIKALENDSIPFEKDILSQDDLLNEYLLTALRTIWGVDLHKIKQQFGVDIMQTKGTLIERFRKEKLVEADADHLRLTKQGKLLADYIAGKLFV, encoded by the coding sequence TTGGCAGGAATTTATATTCATATCCCCTTTTGCAGACAAGCGTGTCATTACTGTGACTTTCACTTCAGCACTTCTATAGCGCTGAAAGCCAAAATGGTCAGTATGATCTGCAAGGAACTCGTATTCCAAAAAAACTACTTTGGCAAAAACACCTCGATCAAAACCATTTATTTTGGAGGGGGAACCCCCTCATTGCTTTCATCGTCGGAGCTTTCTGCTATTTTGGATACTATTTCGCTTCACTATCGGCTTGACTTGGAAGAAATGACCATCGAAACCAATCCAGATGATCTCAGCCATGAAAAGCTGAAAGCACTGAAGGCACTTGGCTTTGATCGACTAAGCATCGGTATCCAGAGTTTCAGCGATGAGGTCTTGCGATTTTATAATCGCACGCACACTGCCAAAGAATCCTTACATTCCATTGAGGAAGCCAGGAAAACCGGTTTTGACAAACTGTCCATCGACCTGATGTATGGCTTTCCCGCTGGAGATCACCAGCTCTGGGAACATGATCTCAAACAGGCCATCCAGCTAGCACCGGGGCACATCAGCAGCTATTGCCTTACTGTAGAGGCGGATACTGCATTGGGGAAATGGGTTCAAAAAGGCACCTTCAATCCCGCCTCTGAGGATTTCAGTGCTGACCAGTTTGAACTGATGCAAAAACGGCTGGAAGACGCCGGATATATCCAGTATGAAATTTCCAATTTTGGCAAACCAGGCGCATTTGCCCTGCACAATAGCAACTATTGGAAAGGTATCCCTTATCTGGGCATTGGCCCGAGTGCCCATTCCTTTGACGGCACCTCTAGACAGCATAACCTCGCCAACAACCCCAAGTACATCAAGGCGCTGGAAAATGACTCCATCCCATTCGAAAAAGATATCCTTAGCCAAGATGACCTGCTAAACGAATACCTGCTCACTGCCCTTCGGACGATTTGGGGAGTCGACCTGCATAAAATCAAACAGCAGTTTGGCGTAGACATTATGCAGACCAAAGGAACACTGATCGAGCGCTTTCGCAAAGAAAAACTGGTGGAAGCAGATGCTGATCACCTTCGCCTCACTAAACAGGGAAAGCTTTTGGCAGACTATATCGCCGGTAAGCTGTTTGTTTAA
- a CDS encoding uroporphyrinogen-III synthase, with product MTKSTKDRFRPVKSILVSQPRPSDAKSPYFQLAEKYNLKIDFRPFIQVEPVSIREFRKQKIDILKHTAVIFTSRNAIDHFFKICQELKIEMPADMKYFCISEQTAHYLQKYIVIRKRKLFVGVRTAADLFDYFKKHKGEKYLFPCSDIRKNDIPDYLAKTNIEFTEAVIYHTVAADLSDLKDIKYDILAFYSPSGIKSLIHNFSDFDQGATRIAAFGPTTSKSVRDQNLILDIEAPMPNAPSMTGALELYIKKVNNI from the coding sequence ATGACAAAATCTACCAAGGACAGATTTAGGCCGGTGAAGAGTATTTTGGTTTCTCAGCCTCGACCTTCAGATGCCAAATCTCCTTATTTTCAGTTGGCCGAGAAATACAATCTGAAAATTGATTTCAGGCCTTTTATACAGGTAGAACCTGTTTCAATCCGGGAGTTTAGAAAGCAAAAAATCGATATTCTAAAGCACACGGCAGTCATTTTTACGAGCCGTAACGCCATCGATCATTTCTTTAAGATTTGCCAGGAACTCAAAATCGAAATGCCTGCTGATATGAAGTACTTTTGTATTTCTGAGCAGACAGCTCACTATCTTCAGAAGTACATCGTGATCAGAAAGCGTAAGTTGTTTGTCGGCGTAAGGACAGCTGCGGATTTGTTTGATTACTTCAAGAAGCATAAAGGAGAAAAATATCTTTTCCCATGTTCGGATATCCGTAAAAATGACATTCCAGATTACTTGGCCAAGACCAATATAGAATTTACAGAAGCAGTAATCTATCATACGGTGGCAGCCGATTTGTCGGATTTGAAAGATATCAAGTATGACATCCTTGCTTTCTACAGCCCTTCAGGCATCAAATCATTGATTCACAACTTTTCTGATTTTGATCAGGGAGCGACCAGGATAGCTGCTTTTGGCCCTACCACTTCCAAAAGCGTGCGGGACCAAAACTTGATTTTGGACATTGAGGCACCGATGCCCAATGCGCCAAGTATGACAGGGGCACTTGAATTATACATAAAAAAAGTGAATAACATCTAA